The Solanum dulcamara chromosome 6, daSolDulc1.2, whole genome shotgun sequence genome contains the following window.
AGCCATGTTTTGGGTGTAAAGTTAGTCAATTTTAGTGAGGCGTTTATAGGATgtaattacttttatatatatctaattttttattaaaaaaagttCACATAAACATCATGGCCGTAAAACCCCCATAAATTATATAACTATTAAAATTGTTCAATTCTTTATTCAatcttttcaaataaataaaagtttataaaaTCGTATAATATGCtatcaaaaaattattcttacaaaaatacaatatttattgatcaaatcttaattaattcaacaaaaaatataattacacATGAGTTGTAATGTACTagtctttaatattttttattaaatattaatttgaatGAAGtagtaaaaaaattgataaaaattaatgaatttGGTGAATTAAAtggtaaaataggaattaattttatttacatatgaaaCAAATGATAAGTAGATATAAATGTGAagttgtttttataaaatataaatttgtgggTCAACTTTTATATTTGACAAATTCCAAATCATGATTTTAGGAGAATTTGGAATTTCATctcatgatatgaaattatgagaTGAAATCAGCGTGAAATCGCATATCCAAATGCTGATTTCATCTCATAATTTTATATTGCGATAATTACATATCGCATGTTAGGAGTGGGCATTCGATTCTTCAGTGTTCGATTTTGAAAAAGTGTGCACCATATTCAAAATCAAACTAGATCGGTTTACTTCAATTTTTTCAACTTCGATTCggtttattttggtatttttaaaACAATCTTTCGATATAAAAATTCTTGCATGAAAATATAATAGAATTTCAGTAATTGCCAATAGCTTTTACAAATTATTGTTCATATCACTAATTGCCAGCAACTTTTACAAATTATTGTTCATACGTTATGTGtacataaaaatagaatttcTGAAGATGTGCGTAAAAATTGAATAACTTGAGTTTATATCTATTAGATTTTGCCAAGTCTACTCTCACCTTAAGCCATGACAATATAGTATTGAAAACAAGTCATGATAACATAGACTGAATAGTAAATACGTTGCCTGAGTTTAATTTAGGGCTCTTAAATTTGAACTCCAAAATTTGGGCCAAAAATTAAAATGGGTCATTAAATTGGATAAAAATTAAGATGTTTtgagtaaaaaatatataagtaatataatttaaaatataatttaatgaaATTTCTGTTTTTCGGTACACCATATTTTCGTGACACTTACACCAAACACCGAACCAAAGAatcaaagttctgaaaaaaaacaatcaaattAGTTTAATTCAATTCGATTTTTCGATATTTACGCCATCTCGACATATCCAAATGTGTACGTAATGTGTATGTATCATTAATGACACAGAAAAGAAGAGCTGTTTTTTCAAGTCCAAAGGGCAATAGAGTAAATATCATTCTTGTTCATTACATTAAGCCTTTAGTTAGATTTAGACGTATCACTTTCCTCCTCCTGTTGAGTTGACTCTCTTCCCCAAAAGAAAAAGGCCAGTCATTTTCTGTCTTTCACATTCATATGTTTTCCTTACTCTTTTTTTATGTTGGttagaattaataaatattaataatgtgtatattaattattttattttttattttacataagttaatatataatttcttttataacatatatatatatatgtgtattaattatgtaaaattttaaattacaaattaaatattatattaatttcatATGACTAACTTACTTTTTAACTAACTATCAAATGTTATATAACTTCGGTAAAAACTAATCTACAATATACATTATtagattaaataatttttatttacttatagaaaaaaagtattattataatatagtggagtatttttttttcctttgtgtTGGGgtattcactttttttttttgttttccagAAATTCTTGCCCATCCAACCCATAAATGCATTTCTCTTCTATTCCTCTCATTTTTGCTTTTCCTTTActgttctctttttctcttctctctcaacACCACCCACCCCCAATCAACAACCTCACCTCTTTATcccccccctctctctctctttaccATAGATTTCCTCCATTGCAAACAAAGCTTCCACCTTTACAGCTTTCTAAAGTCCCTATTGCCTCCACATTCACATTACCCACCAACCATTTTTTTACCCACCATTAAATAAAGCTGTTTTTTTCCCTTCACAGAGATTAGATTTTTGTCTGTCCTTCTTAGAACAGTTTGCTTTAACTTGTTTTGTTTCTCTATTCCCTTTTGACCCATTACAGCCAATGCCCTTCTTCTTCTGAACTGTTAGCTTTCTTGGCTTTTGTCAGTTTGTGGGTTCTTTTCACTTCTGCATTGGCTTATCTATGTGTTTTGAGTCTCTGCTTGAGCAAAAAAAAGAACTTTCTTTGCTTCTCTGGGTTCTTAGAGAAGAAGATCAAGGGGGTTAAGTTTGGTTTCTAGAGATCACTTTTGTAAAGGTAACAactttttttcatctttgaaaTCTTTATCCTTGTTTTGCTTCTGTGTGAAGGCattcttttcttgattttgtgCTCATTTTGAACAGATTTAAACTAGTCTTTCTTTTGGAATTagtgatttttttctttcttatggatTCTTGATTTGCTGTATCAGGAAGGGAAggtgttttattttttgtgcTTACTGTTCTGAATCTAACCGCTATGTGGTTTACTGGAATAGTTGTATTGTGATGTCAGCTGCCCACAATTTAGTTGATTTGTCAATGTctaaactttaacttattgTACTTGAAAATTTAATACTCCTAATTTAGACAGGACCATCTACTTTGTTTCATTAAAAGAAGTACTATTACAAGCCACAATTGTAGAAATGCTATGGACTTAAATTGTTTTGTGGTATACAGGAGGCAATGGAGTAAATCTGAGTCTGGAATTTTGCTTTCTTCTATCTGCTGTGCTGGAAATGTCTTCTGGGGAATTAAAAAGTGAATTGTCTAAGAAGACATCATTTTTGGGTCTCAAACTATGGGTTGTAATGGGCTTATGTGTTGGTGTATTTATCGTTGGGATACTCTGTATGTTGTCGATATGGGTAACGTGTAGGAGAAAATCTAGAAGAACGTTGGACGGGTTTTCTCATTGCCAAATACCCAATGTTTCCAAGGATATCAAGGTTGATAGAGTTGGTGCTGCTATTGTCCACGATCATCCTGAAAGCTTATTTCTGACTATTCATGATAAATCAAATGAAACGACGTCGGAAAAGATGTTAGTCCATTTGGGTAGGAGCAAATCAAGTGATGCTGATAACATCAGCCAATGTAGTTCAATATATCATCACGAAAGGGGCTTTAGTTCACAGTCAGGGGAAGAGGGAAGTTCTGGAACAGTGAGGAAACAACCATCTTATGGAATTGCAATGCCTTCTCCTTTGATTGGATTGCCAGAAGTCTCACAGCTCGGGTGGGGCCATTGGTTCACGCTTAGAGATCTTGAACTTGCAACAAATCGTTTCTCTGCAGAGAATGTGCTTGGTGAAGGGGGATATGGTGTAGTTTATAAAGGCAGGTTGATCAATGGGACAGAAGTCGCTGTGAAGAAGCTCCTAAATAATCTGTGAGTATGGCTTTGAAGTACTTCTACAGGTTCTGTACATTTATCTCCATGGATGACTAATACTTATGATCTAATGATGAATTGCTCCACAGTGGCCAAGCTGAGAAAGAGTTTCGGGTTGAAGTAGAGGCAATTGGTCATGTTAGACACAAGAATCTAGTGCGTCTTcttggttattgcattgaaggTGTTCACAGGTATTCTCTTTTTTCAGATCAAATCGTGGCAGTTCTTTAAGTATGTTAATTTTCTGTGCTATGACTCTTTATTTCGCAATGTCAACCACCATGATTTCAACTTAGTTATACTTTCCTTGACAATTTGCTTTGTTTTGGCTGTTAAGGATGCTGGTTTATGAGTATGTTAATAATGGAAACTTGGAGCAGTGGCTGCATGGAGCTATGAGACATCATGGTACACTTACATGGGAAGCCCGTGTGAAGGTTCTCCTTGGTACTGCAAAAGCGTAAGTTTCCCCAGTTAAAAAACCGAATGACAACAGTTTTGTTATTTCACTTGATATTCCATTTTCTTGGATGACCTATTTCTGCTGCACACTCTCTTTTAACTCATTAAGCTAAGCCATTGCCTTGAATCTTTTAGGCAGATTTTTATTCCTAAGCAGTAGTCACTTGGTGCTACAAGCCTTTGCATTTCTGACTATTTCTTAATGCGCTTTCTATTGTTTCTAATATGAAAAGAGATAAATGACAACTAGATTTAATATACACTAATATGAAACTTGTTTCATTTGCAGGCTTGCTTACTTGCATGAAGCCATTGAACCTAAAGTAATCCACCGAGACATTAAGTCTAGTAATATCTTGATTGATGACGAGTTCAATGCCAAGGTCTCTGATTTTGGATTGGCAAAACTCTTGGACTCAGGAGAGAGCCACATCACCACTAGAGTCATGGGCACATTTGGGTACAACTTCTCCATCTGAAGATGTTTTATTCCTACTCTGTCCACCTTTGCACTTGTTGATGTGTTTCCATAATGAAATACTCAGATTTCTTTCTCATTTGAATTCCAGATACGTGGCTCCAGAATATGCTAATACTGGATTGTTAAATGAGAAGAGCGATATTTACAGTTTTGGTGTTCTAGTGCTAGAAGCAGTGACTGGTAGAGATCCTGTGGACTACAGCCGTCCTGCTAATGAGGTACCGAGAGTAAGCGATGTGCTGCATGTAAAATTTCCTTACTAACTGCACTATACTCCCTATATTGACCTAGGATTGAGTGCTTGCTACACTATGCTCCTCTTTTCTCCAGGTTGAGGTTGCTTCTTGTATTTAATAATGGACATTTTTATGGTTCATGTTTGGCAGGTTAATCTTGTTGAATGGCTCAAAATGATGGTTGGAAATCGGAGGGCTGAGGAAGTTGTGGATTCTAACATGGAAGTTAGGCCTAGTACTCGTGCTTTGAAACGAGCGCTTCTGGTTGCACTTAGATGTGTTGATCCTGATTCAGAAAAACGACCTCGAATGAGCCAAGTAGTTAGAATGCTTGAAACTGAAGAAGTTCCGTATCGTGAGGTACAGTCCATTCCTGACTTTCATATCCTCCACTCCATATGATTTCTTATTTTTGTCTTTCTCCATTTTGGCTTCAACTAAAGCTTCCTTTCAAACAACATGAACCAAACTCCTGAATGTTTTCAAGTTACATATAGTATTCCAAACATTTTTTCATATGAAAGCGCTTTGATCTTGTTCTAGCTCTGCCCACATCCATAAAGGAGCAATGTACAGTACAGTCTCTTATTTAAATGGAAAGGAATATTGGGTAATGTGAAAGTTCTGTTTTTTATGGTGAATAGTATTGCTCTTGTATTTGGTCCATGTGAACAGCTGACATAACCTCAAGAAGGTTGCATAATACCTCTTTCACTCTGCACTATGTCCAAATTTTATCTTTTCGTTCAGATCACTAGGCATAGGAACATGTTGTTTAGTGTTGTCTAGATGTTcgaataatttaatatatacaaaataactaTACCTCAACTCCAACCAGAGTTGAGGTCCGCGATATGAATTCCCACGGTCTATGTCACTCTTTTAAGCTCACTCTTTTAAGCTCATTTTACATGGTTGGCCATTGCGTTCTATGTTTTTTGGTTCTTCCTTGGGGTGGTCATATAGAGAGAGATCATAGAAAGAGATTCTTGATCAAGATTCAAGAAATAGATTTTGTACAAAGAGCTGAATATCAGTGAATCGTGCCAAAAAGACCCCTCTGCTATTTACAATATCCCGTCCCGTATGAAAGTTTGATATTTGTACAGGATCGACGAAACCGGAGAAGTAGAACAGCCAGCATGGAAATAGAATCAGTAAAGGAGAGTTGCAGCAGCTCAGCTGATGTGGAAAGCAAGGTGGGGAGAGCAGATAGCAGTACATCTGATACAATTCTTGGATAGGGACTCTGACACACAGGCACATGACTCCAAGTGGAATGTATAATTGCATCTTATTACCGTCCACCCCTTACTCCCTCAAACAGCCCACACCCTCCCCCCCACCCCCCCAATTTGAGGTTTAAAAGCTTTCAGTAAACCAATGAAGAGGATTTTTCCAAGCTGGTTTTCTGAAAAGATTCCTCTGAATGACAGAATAGTAATTGTTGATGCATTGGCTCTTCTTTCAGTGCTTCTGTTGGCAGGTAGTGCATGGAAATGAGGACTATTGCAATGTCATACTAGtagtgaaagagagagagagagtagagagagaTTGTTGATGTACAGATGTCTTGAGGATTATGTGTTATTATTGTCCTTTCTAGATACAATTTGATCATCATTCTTGTCTTTATTGTGGGTTTTCACTAGAGTATATACTACAGTGGCATGCCTCTTTTACAGTTGAGTAGAAAACTTTTTCACACAAACTTCCAGTGTTATTcttgttaaatatttttgtgaaacAAATGTTTGTGATAAATTGCCTAACGGTGAATGAAGTGAGAGAACTCTTCACGATCTAAGCTCATAACATGTATTATCTACTTTGGTCCAACATATCTTATGAATTTGTCCTGTGGGAGCCATGTCATCATAAAGCACAAAAGTGCGCAAGCATGTGAGCTTGTGTTAGGTCTTATTAAGCTTTttactttctttcattttgatGTGGGATTTGCTCAAGGTATTGTGtgcattttttttcaaacttgCTATTCTTTCTTTAGGGTTTTACGTCTCAAGTTGAAATCCTATCGAGGCAAAAACTACTCAATGAACTTTTTCTGTCTGCCCAAATTTTAGTCGTTGGTACCATGTACATGATGAAATTAGTCGAGTTGCCTAGAAGCTTGCCTGTCTTTCTTTGGGATTCTAAGTGTTAGGTTCAGATCTTAGCGAGGCCAAAACTACTAGACAAATTCTTTTCATCGTCTTAAGCCTTAGTCATAGATAGTACGTACCTTATGAAATTAGTCAAGATGCATGTAAGTTGGCTTGAAACACCAAATGGAAAATTACTTTTGTCCATGATTAGTGAAAGTTATTATCCTTTTTCGGGCAACAATTCAAGGTAATCTAAAATGATTACATATGGTTAATTTTTCTCATTGAACTAAAGAAAACCAACTCTGGCAATTATCATATATCCCTATTGTAATAGATTAAAGAGAGATGGGTCTTTTGTACAAGTGAAGCTGGAGtttgttttttctctttgttGGTCCCCTCTTTTGGGAAAATCAATCAAGTCATTGACAGAATTTTTCTTTAACTTATAGTCTTATATCCACAAATAATATCTTTGATTCACAATGATTGAGAGAGAACAGAGTTTAGCACATGTAGCTGATTGTGTATTTT
Protein-coding sequences here:
- the LOC129892110 gene encoding probable receptor-like protein kinase At2g42960 encodes the protein MSSGELKSELSKKTSFLGLKLWVVMGLCVGVFIVGILCMLSIWVTCRRKSRRTLDGFSHCQIPNVSKDIKVDRVGAAIVHDHPESLFLTIHDKSNETTSEKMLVHLGRSKSSDADNISQCSSIYHHERGFSSQSGEEGSSGTVRKQPSYGIAMPSPLIGLPEVSQLGWGHWFTLRDLELATNRFSAENVLGEGGYGVVYKGRLINGTEVAVKKLLNNLGQAEKEFRVEVEAIGHVRHKNLVRLLGYCIEGVHRMLVYEYVNNGNLEQWLHGAMRHHGTLTWEARVKVLLGTAKALAYLHEAIEPKVIHRDIKSSNILIDDEFNAKVSDFGLAKLLDSGESHITTRVMGTFGYVAPEYANTGLLNEKSDIYSFGVLVLEAVTGRDPVDYSRPANEVNLVEWLKMMVGNRRAEEVVDSNMEVRPSTRALKRALLVALRCVDPDSEKRPRMSQVVRMLETEEVPYREDRRNRRSRTASMEIESVKESCSSSADVESKVGRADSSTSDTILG